TGTTTCAGTCGGTCCGTAGGTTTTTCATACATTAGAAATGATTTACTAATATTATTTATTTCGATAGCATTAGAGGACATCAGCAAACCCTCCCTTAGTCTTTCTAAACCAGACAAACCCTAATAAAAACACTATTGACCCTAGGACCAAACCTAAGATAGTGAATTTCCAATCCGGCACTTGTCCCCACATTAAAATTCTCCTCATATCTTCAACCACATATGTTAATGGATTAAAGTAATATAAAAATCTAAGCTTTTCAGGAATAATACTTATTGGATAGAAAATCGGGCTAAGAAACATGAGTGCTTGCATAACTAAACCAATCAATTGTGTAATGTCCCTAATAAAAACTCCTAAAGAAGATAGAAGCCATGAAAAACCAGTTGCAAATAAAATAATGGGTAAAAACACAAGCGGTATAAAGATAATAGTCCAGTGCAGTGAACCAATTAACAACAGGCCTACTACCAGAATCCCTATACTTATAATTGTATGGACTAAAACAGATCTCATTAGAACTATTGATAAAATTTCCAAAGGAAAAACAACCTTTTTGACCAAGTTCGTATTACTAATCATCAATGTTGGGGACTTTGTAATTACCTCTGAAAAAAAGTTGAATACAATCAACCCGCAAAATAGTACTAAGGCAAATTCAAATTTATTATCGGAAGCAGATGCCCCCCACCTATTATTAAATACGAAGCCAAAGAAATATGTATAGATCGCCAACATAAAGAGAGGTGTAACAAATGACCACAATATCCCTAAGTAAGAACCTTTATATCTTTGTAATACATCCCGTTTAACTAACTGCTTCATCAAATGTCTATTCTGTCTGATCAATGTTAAAAAATATCTCACTTTTTTTCTCCCTAACTATAATGAATTTGGTATTAGTAATTTTGTATTAGCAAATGATACTTATAACTAAATCACAATAATTATCATCCTAAAAACTAACTACTGCTCCTATGTTGGCCGAGACATGTCTCATATGCTAAAATATCCTCGTACCTACAGATAAAGGAGATTATAAACGTGTCGAAACCAGTATACGGTAAAAATGCGGTTCAGTCGAGAAATGTTGAAAAGATATCCAGTTACATATGGGCGTTAGCAATTGGGTTCATTGTTTTTTTGGTCTGGGCCCCGTTTCAAGTGGGATTATTTAATGGGCAGCAGATTGACTTTGAGAAGCCAATTTATATGTCCTCGCTGCTTAGCAGCCTGTTGCTGCTGGTGTGGATAGGCCTATACTTCACCAAGTTCAGGCTGGAGGGACAGCTTGATGCGCTTGCCGTGGCCTCGTTGTTATTACCTGCTACCTACGCGTTGTCGCTTATTGGCGCTGCTTCGCATTATATGGCGATGAATCTGCTGTTTGTACAGAGCATGTATGTCGCAATATTCATTATAGCGTTATATTTGCTCCAGCAAAAGCAACTAAATGTTGTCATTCAATATGCTATTCTGGCGATTGCTTATTTCATCGTCGGTTTCGGTCTGCTGAACTGGCTTGGCAGTTGGAAATTCGCCGGGGGGCTGGTAGGCTGGTTCTCCAATACGGTGCGTGATAGTAAATACTTGGATGCAGTTATGACGGACTCTAACGGGCTGCGTCTGACCTCCATTTTCCAGTATGCCAATACTTATGCAGCCTTCCTTATGGCCTTCCTGTTCGTAGCGGTTTATGCGCTGGTCCGCTCCAAAAAGTGGTACGGCACACTGACGCACACCTTCATGCTGGTGCCGATTATTGTATCTCTTTTGCTGACCTTGTCCCGTGGGGGACTTGTCATGCTGCCTGTAGTGTTCATTCTGCTCCTGTTGTTCCTAAAGCCTGCTCAGCAGATTCTCTGGATTATGCACCTTGCGATCTCTGGCCTTGCGGCTCTGCTGGTTACGAGCCCGCTGACTACTCTTGGAACAGAGCTCAATGCTACTTATAACTCAGCAGCAGCACTTAAGGCCTGGGCCTATCTGATCGGAGCCTCGACAGTGGTTGCTGCTCTGGGATGGTTGATTCAACGTTATGTTGCACCGTGGCTGCATGGGAAGCTAGGGAGCTCGGGCACCCGTAAATTCACAGGACTATGGATTCCTCTCGGCTCAGTTGTAGCTGTGGCTATCGTTGCTTTCCTGCTGATTGGGACTAGCGTCCGCAGTGTATTGCCGGATAACATCGAGACACGGCTGGAGAACATTAACTTTAAACAGCATAGTGTACTCGAACGGTTCACTTTCTACAAGGATGCCATGAAGGTAGTGAAGGACTATCCGATTCTCGGATCAGGCGGCGGCGGTTGGGCTTCCTTATATGAAGAGTACCAGAACAATCCTTATATAAGCCGTCAGGTTCATAACTTCTTCTTGCAGTATTTGATCGAAGTCGGGATTGTCGGGTTCATTGTATTTATGGGCTTTATCGGATATATTTTCTACAAATACATCCGTGCCTACCTGAAGCGTGACAAGGATGAGTTCCATAACGGGTTTTTCTTCTATATTATTGCGCTGTCAATTCTAATACACAGTCTACTGGACTTTAACATGAGTTATGCGTTCATGGGGATTATGGTGTTCATCGGTTTAGCTGGTATGGGCGCTGTAATGGATAACAAACCGCTCCGCCAGAGCTGGAATAAAGCCGGAATTCGGATGGGGTACATGGCTGTACTGGCCATCGGGACGATATTCCTGTTATTCCTGTCGATTAGCTACATCGGGTCCAGCAATGCTGCGCTCAAGGGCAAAAACTTAGTCTCCGTGAGTACTTCCTATGAAGAGATCAAAACTCCTTTGGTCAAAGCATT
This genomic interval from Paenibacillus sp. FSL H8-0332 contains the following:
- a CDS encoding ABC transporter permease; translation: MKQLVKRDVLQRYKGSYLGILWSFVTPLFMLAIYTYFFGFVFNNRWGASASDNKFEFALVLFCGLIVFNFFSEVITKSPTLMISNTNLVKKVVFPLEILSIVLMRSVLVHTIISIGILVVGLLLIGSLHWTIIFIPLVFLPIILFATGFSWLLSSLGVFIRDITQLIGLVMQALMFLSPIFYPISIIPEKLRFLYYFNPLTYVVEDMRRILMWGQVPDWKFTILGLVLGSIVFLLGFVWFRKTKGGFADVL
- a CDS encoding O-antigen ligase family protein, whose product is MSKPVYGKNAVQSRNVEKISSYIWALAIGFIVFLVWAPFQVGLFNGQQIDFEKPIYMSSLLSSLLLLVWIGLYFTKFRLEGQLDALAVASLLLPATYALSLIGAASHYMAMNLLFVQSMYVAIFIIALYLLQQKQLNVVIQYAILAIAYFIVGFGLLNWLGSWKFAGGLVGWFSNTVRDSKYLDAVMTDSNGLRLTSIFQYANTYAAFLMAFLFVAVYALVRSKKWYGTLTHTFMLVPIIVSLLLTLSRGGLVMLPVVFILLLLFLKPAQQILWIMHLAISGLAALLVTSPLTTLGTELNATYNSAAALKAWAYLIGASTVVAALGWLIQRYVAPWLHGKLGSSGTRKFTGLWIPLGSVVAVAIVAFLLIGTSVRSVLPDNIETRLENINFKQHSVLERFTFYKDAMKVVKDYPILGSGGGGWASLYEEYQNNPYISRQVHNFFLQYLIEVGIVGFIVFMGFIGYIFYKYIRAYLKRDKDEFHNGFFFYIIALSILIHSLLDFNMSYAFMGIMVFIGLAGMGAVMDNKPLRQSWNKAGIRMGYMAVLAIGTIFLLFLSISYIGSSNAALKGKNLVSVSTSYEEIKTPLVKALDARPYHPEAALYLSTLDMQVFKQTQDEQYLAEASSVLTRALKDEPYNKNLLAQLGSYYDLKGQPDMALAVYSDNAYKFNWDITWYESLINRAQTLAAAANEQKDEAKKQEYIATGLSAYKHVVDGVEHLKTLPPEQMQGRPFSVTPTIALNTGKLQVISGQNDVATATLKLGLSDDYSDTTNREVARWYLAALKKAGAAADQPVYDKLVAADPAEAAAIEAVVNTQY